The Paenibacillus sp. FSL R7-0204 genome includes a region encoding these proteins:
- the fliD gene encoding flagellar filament capping protein FliD: protein MAIRVSGMSSGLDVEGIVKEMMTARRQPLIKLNQNKIALQWQRDSYRELNSKLIDFRNNKLLAKYDNSNSMITQKAVVTGNTAALKAEATADANGIPMTIGITRLAKPATVETAGMTLTNSSGIRLNGSSKLSDLQKLNNTAAPSNGKYKITLNGDTLELDAGLSINETLAMINKSEKGNVTAKFDEVSGKLTIASKTYNNTGKVEMGTTDSLLSLFGSGTVTKTQYQTAQVNINNSPKDMDFASNTFTINGISITLLAETTSTTKASIATETDASKAVETVKSFIQDYNELLNTLNTKVNEERYKDFTPLTDEQKQAMKENDIELWEKKAKSGLHKNDDVLKSTISSMRAVVMEQLGALSNVGVTTGLYYENGKLILNEEKLKKAFESNPQGTAAIFQGTSSQGGVFDKLATEINSTLDKLVLKAGTSKYSMDLTATYKTESTMGKRLKDYNTRISNLTTKLATLENNYYKKFTAMETAMSQYNSQSSSLSSLFTSK, encoded by the coding sequence ATGGCAATTCGCGTAAGTGGGATGTCTTCAGGGTTAGATGTTGAGGGTATTGTTAAGGAAATGATGACTGCAAGAAGGCAGCCCTTAATCAAATTAAACCAGAATAAGATCGCTCTGCAGTGGCAGAGGGACAGCTATCGGGAATTAAACAGTAAGCTTATTGATTTTCGTAATAATAAACTTCTTGCTAAATATGATAATTCTAATTCCATGATTACTCAAAAAGCTGTGGTTACGGGGAATACAGCCGCCTTAAAAGCCGAGGCAACTGCGGATGCCAATGGCATCCCCATGACGATCGGCATTACAAGACTTGCTAAACCTGCTACCGTCGAGACAGCCGGAATGACATTAACTAATTCATCGGGTATAAGATTAAACGGAAGTTCGAAGCTCTCCGATCTTCAGAAATTGAATAACACTGCAGCCCCCTCAAATGGTAAGTACAAAATTACTCTAAACGGTGATACCCTGGAGCTTGATGCCGGCCTATCCATTAATGAGACATTAGCAATGATTAATAAGTCGGAGAAGGGCAACGTTACAGCCAAATTTGATGAAGTATCAGGGAAGCTTACTATTGCCTCCAAGACTTACAATAATACAGGGAAAGTTGAAATGGGAACAACGGATTCCCTCTTATCGCTATTTGGCTCGGGGACTGTAACGAAAACTCAATATCAAACCGCTCAAGTGAATATAAATAATAGCCCGAAAGATATGGACTTCGCCAGTAATACGTTCACTATCAATGGTATAAGTATAACACTTCTGGCCGAGACTACATCAACTACCAAAGCTAGTATAGCTACTGAGACAGATGCATCTAAAGCTGTAGAGACGGTAAAGAGCTTTATTCAGGACTACAACGAATTACTTAATACATTGAATACCAAAGTGAATGAAGAGCGCTATAAAGATTTTACCCCGCTGACCGATGAACAAAAGCAGGCCATGAAGGAAAACGACATTGAACTGTGGGAAAAGAAAGCGAAAAGCGGTTTGCATAAAAATGACGATGTGCTTAAGTCGACCATTTCCTCCATGCGTGCAGTCGTTATGGAGCAGTTGGGAGCCCTCAGTAATGTTGGGGTAACTACAGGACTCTATTATGAGAATGGCAAGCTTATCTTGAACGAGGAGAAGTTAAAAAAGGCGTTCGAGAGCAATCCACAAGGCACTGCAGCGATTTTTCAGGGAACCTCAAGCCAGGGCGGGGTGTTCGATAAACTCGCCACAGAAATTAACAGTACATTGGACAAGCTGGTTCTGAAGGCTGGTACTTCCAAGTACTCGATGGATCTAACAGCTACCTACAAAACCGAAAGTACCATGGGTAAGCGATTGAAGGATTACAATACACGGATCAGCAATCTGACAACTAAGCTAGCAACCCTTGAGAATAATTACTACAAAAAGTTCACAGCGATGGAAACAGCGATGTCACAATATAATAGCCAGTCATCCAGTTTGAGCAGTTTGTTTACGTCTAAATAG
- the csrA gene encoding carbon storage regulator CsrA: protein MLVLTRKKGESIIIQDHIEITILGVEGDSVKVGISAPKHVDIFRQEVYLSIKEANKESVSTSAGDLSALLERIRPQK from the coding sequence ATGCTGGTATTAACACGCAAAAAGGGCGAATCTATTATCATTCAAGACCATATTGAAATCACCATATTGGGTGTTGAAGGGGATAGTGTGAAAGTCGGCATTTCCGCTCCTAAGCATGTAGATATTTTCCGACAGGAAGTCTATTTATCCATTAAGGAAGCCAACAAAGAATCAGTGTCAACCAGTGCCGGGGATCTGAGTGCACTCCTGGAGCGGATACGGCCGCAAAAATAA
- the fliS gene encoding flagellar export chaperone FliS, which translates to MITSPYEKYRQSAVSTSSPGQLLLMLYDGAIRFGKAAMDGIDASDFNSVSVNVGKVRAIIKELSFSLDSTYEVSNGLKTLYEYIDHLFMETNINKSKVQAEEAIGYLLELRQTFAQAAKMTAGQDLKHG; encoded by the coding sequence ATGATTACATCACCATATGAAAAATATCGACAATCGGCGGTCTCAACATCCAGTCCCGGTCAATTACTGCTAATGTTATATGACGGAGCCATCCGATTTGGAAAAGCCGCTATGGATGGAATAGATGCATCTGATTTTAATAGTGTCAGCGTGAATGTGGGGAAGGTCCGGGCGATCATTAAGGAATTGAGTTTTTCCCTGGATTCGACCTACGAGGTTTCCAATGGACTGAAGACACTCTATGAGTATATAGATCATTTATTTATGGAGACGAATATTAATAAGTCCAAAGTGCAGGCAGAAGAAGCCATCGGCTACCTTCTGGAGCTTCGTCAGACCTTCGCCCAAGCTGCTAAAATGACGGCCGGACAAGACCTCAAGCATGGATAA
- the hpf gene encoding ribosome hibernation-promoting factor, HPF/YfiA family — MKFSIRGQQIEVTDALREYVDKKLSRLEKYFEAPPTSEGFVTLGVVRGLHTVEVTIPLAGVTLRAEDRSDDMYASIDAVVDKLERQIRKHKTKLNRKFRQEGSLKTLFVEGSASAVAVEEQEQDYDDLEVVRNKRFTLKPMDVEEAILQMNMIGHTFFVFSNIETSEVSVVYKRDDGKYGLIEQN; from the coding sequence ATGAAATTCAGCATTCGAGGTCAACAAATTGAAGTGACCGACGCTTTGAGAGAGTATGTTGATAAGAAGCTCAGCAGACTTGAGAAGTATTTCGAAGCACCCCCTACCTCTGAAGGATTTGTGACGCTTGGCGTCGTTCGCGGCCTTCATACGGTGGAAGTGACAATTCCTCTAGCTGGTGTGACGCTTCGTGCGGAAGACCGCAGCGATGATATGTATGCATCCATCGATGCCGTAGTGGACAAGCTGGAACGTCAGATCCGCAAGCACAAGACTAAGCTTAATCGCAAGTTCCGCCAGGAAGGCAGCCTGAAGACCTTGTTCGTTGAAGGTTCGGCCAGCGCCGTAGCTGTTGAAGAGCAGGAACAGGATTATGATGATCTTGAGGTTGTGCGGAACAAACGGTTCACCTTGAAGCCTATGGATGTGGAAGAAGCGATTCTGCAAATGAACATGATTGGACATACGTTCTTCGTGTTCTCCAACATTGAGACTTCCGAAGTTAGCGTAGTTTACAAACGCGATGACGGCAAGTACGGTCTGATCGAACAGAACTAA
- a CDS encoding flagellin N-terminal helical domain-containing protein encodes MIINHNITAQNTHRQLSTNTANQSKNIEKLSSGLRINRAGDDAAGLAISEKMRGQIRGLDQASRNSSDAISMIQTAEGALNETHSILQRVRELAVQSANGTNTDSDRKSIQDEVNQLADEINRIGNTTEFNTQSLINGSKDKTEAIAAVKNATSLDKIGAGTDKFVVRSAATAGTGVGAAVSAAVTIHDGTVGKYTSGLGGGTLTNATTTLSTAVDATHNELTVKIGNSVRTITLAASADDGAVATDLQAKLQAAFNAAPAGGTDSGAATAGATGISVAITGGKLVITDGNAGRGADSKISVVGGNAASALFNSATDVAENGNAANNKMTVNYTKDGGATPKSINIVLANGTYNTPDLLAAEIDSQFDTAAAADADAATLANDVTFTSAAALGSSIQIGTAAAGSGNGVTSITGVAAGLAGLTDATLTAGLAKNDALSLNVDGNTYSVTLTAGDYTDKDILSSAIKTGINTQIQNWNLANPTAAQRDLVDVQALSVADTDRVRFQVSSGKEGAASQITFGTVAGSSAASDLGFNTTSAVGAAGADASVNFHIGANKDQNLKLAIGDMRSKALGLTSATKTAGQTVTLQNGDVADVSYGDSTVKNGSASEYVINVANKDTANSAISIINNAIEIVSQERSKLGANQNRLEHTINNLSTSSENLTAAESRVRDVDMAKEMMSQTKNSILAQAAQAMLAQANQQPQGVLQLLR; translated from the coding sequence ATGATTATCAATCACAATATCACGGCGCAGAATACTCACCGCCAACTTAGCACTAACACTGCTAACCAAAGCAAGAACATCGAGAAGCTGTCTTCCGGTCTTCGTATTAACCGTGCAGGCGACGATGCAGCAGGTCTGGCCATTTCCGAAAAAATGCGCGGTCAAATCCGCGGTTTGGATCAAGCTTCCCGTAACTCCTCGGATGCGATCTCGATGATTCAGACAGCTGAAGGCGCACTGAACGAAACCCACAGCATTCTGCAACGTGTACGCGAACTTGCTGTTCAATCCGCGAACGGAACGAACACTGACAGCGACCGTAAGAGCATTCAAGACGAAGTGAACCAATTGGCTGATGAAATCAACCGCATTGGTAACACTACTGAATTCAATACACAGAGCTTGATCAATGGTTCCAAGGATAAAACCGAAGCTATTGCTGCTGTGAAAAACGCAACATCACTGGATAAGATTGGTGCAGGAACAGATAAATTCGTAGTGAGATCAGCTGCAACTGCTGGTACAGGAGTTGGTGCAGCTGTTTCTGCAGCTGTTACTATTCATGACGGTACTGTTGGTAAGTACACTAGTGGTCTTGGTGGTGGAACACTTACAAACGCTACAACTACTTTATCAACTGCTGTAGATGCTACTCACAATGAGTTGACAGTGAAAATTGGTAACTCAGTGCGTACCATTACACTTGCTGCTTCTGCAGATGATGGTGCAGTAGCTACTGATTTGCAGGCTAAATTACAAGCTGCATTTAATGCTGCTCCTGCTGGAGGAACTGATTCCGGAGCTGCTACAGCAGGTGCTACAGGAATTTCCGTAGCGATTACTGGTGGTAAATTAGTTATAACTGATGGCAATGCTGGCAGAGGTGCAGACAGCAAAATCAGTGTAGTCGGTGGTAATGCAGCATCTGCATTGTTTAACAGTGCTACCGATGTAGCAGAGAACGGAAACGCTGCTAACAACAAAATGACCGTTAATTATACTAAAGATGGCGGCGCTACACCAAAGAGTATCAATATTGTATTAGCTAATGGAACGTACAATACACCGGATCTCTTGGCTGCAGAAATCGACTCCCAATTTGACACTGCAGCAGCTGCAGATGCTGACGCGGCAACACTTGCAAACGATGTTACTTTCACATCGGCGGCTGCACTGGGTAGTTCGATTCAAATTGGTACAGCGGCAGCTGGCAGTGGTAATGGTGTGACCTCTATTACGGGTGTAGCAGCTGGTTTGGCTGGTTTGACTGATGCAACACTTACAGCAGGTCTTGCAAAAAATGATGCACTATCGCTGAATGTTGATGGTAACACCTATAGTGTTACTTTGACTGCTGGAGACTACACGGACAAGGACATTTTGTCTTCTGCTATTAAGACAGGAATTAACACGCAAATTCAAAACTGGAACCTTGCTAACCCAACTGCTGCTCAAAGAGACTTGGTAGACGTTCAGGCACTATCTGTAGCGGATACAGACAGAGTGCGTTTCCAAGTATCCAGTGGTAAAGAAGGCGCAGCCAGCCAAATTACATTTGGTACGGTAGCGGGAAGTTCTGCTGCATCAGATCTTGGATTTAACACTACATCCGCTGTCGGTGCTGCTGGTGCGGATGCTTCCGTTAACTTCCACATCGGTGCGAACAAAGATCAGAACCTGAAGCTGGCCATCGGCGACATGCGTTCCAAAGCGCTGGGTCTTACTTCTGCTACCAAAACTGCAGGACAGACTGTTACCTTGCAAAATGGTGATGTAGCTGACGTATCATACGGAGATAGTACTGTTAAGAATGGCTCCGCGTCTGAATATGTTATCAACGTTGCTAACAAAGATACTGCGAACAGTGCAATCAGCATCATCAACAATGCGATTGAAATTGTTTCCCAGGAAAGAAGTAAACTGGGTGCTAACCAGAACCGTCTGGAGCACACCATCAACAACCTGAGCACATCTTCCGAGAACCTGACTGCCGCTGAATCCCGTGTTCGCGATGTAGACATGGCGAAGGAAATGATGTCCCAGACTAAGAACTCTATCCTTGCTCAGGCTGCTCAAGCTATGCTTGCTCAAGCTAACCAACAGCCGCAAGGCGTTCTGCAATTGCTTCGTTAA
- a CDS encoding cold shock domain-containing protein, whose amino-acid sequence MEGKVKWFNAEKGYGFIETADGGDVFVHFSAIQTDGFKTLDEGQSVEFDIVEGARGPQAANVIKL is encoded by the coding sequence ATGGAAGGTAAAGTTAAATGGTTTAACGCAGAAAAAGGTTATGGTTTCATCGAAACTGCCGATGGTGGCGACGTATTCGTACACTTCTCCGCGATTCAAACTGACGGTTTCAAGACATTGGATGAAGGTCAATCCGTAGAGTTCGATATCGTTGAAGGCGCACGCGGACCACAAGCAGCTAACGTCATCAAATTATAA
- a CDS encoding S-layer homology domain-containing protein produces the protein MKKLWRGLTAGVLGISMLLGSLGSAYAAKTPKDIQGHWAQKQLQSWLDKGYLGGYPDGTVKPNKAITRGEYVALINRLFGFTDTASISFTDVKKSNWVYSEVSKAVKAGYIGGYENNTFRANNPLTRQEAAVIAAKLLKLSTSSTPLKFKDNAQISAWAKVAVASAAEKKIINGYPDGTFGPKKSLTRAEAVGIISNSVVHKPNTGGGVTPMPTPTTTPAATVTPVPTTSPTATPVPGGSGGGGGGSATSPSVSNVTYGHVGSVTADVYVKPSVTGAVYYVVAPYSMNVTAPTAAQVKDGMINATTAGVHSGKIAATGDTAVAFSVYGLSAGTEYTVYVALADASGNWSGVTPLRLKTAASTATSLTQVGVTSIGTVTAEVYAAYGQMAAPVTPLKYVVVKATDADPTAFQISQAQNSAGATIPAPWAGTLSGGPVVKQSINITGLTADTAYKVFFITDSNGTLSPVELLRIHTK, from the coding sequence ATGAAGAAATTGTGGCGTGGCCTTACGGCCGGAGTACTTGGTATTTCAATGCTGCTCGGATCTCTGGGTAGTGCGTACGCAGCGAAGACACCCAAGGATATTCAAGGACACTGGGCGCAGAAGCAACTGCAGAGCTGGCTGGATAAAGGATACCTGGGCGGTTATCCTGACGGAACGGTAAAGCCGAATAAGGCTATTACCCGTGGTGAATATGTGGCATTGATCAATCGCCTGTTCGGGTTCACCGATACGGCTTCCATTAGCTTCACCGATGTGAAGAAATCAAACTGGGTATATAGCGAAGTATCCAAGGCAGTGAAGGCCGGCTACATTGGCGGGTATGAGAATAATACCTTCCGGGCCAATAATCCGCTCACCCGGCAGGAAGCAGCAGTCATTGCTGCCAAGCTGCTTAAGCTGAGTACAAGCTCTACTCCGCTTAAGTTCAAGGATAATGCTCAGATCTCAGCTTGGGCCAAGGTGGCAGTAGCCTCAGCGGCTGAGAAGAAGATCATCAACGGTTATCCTGACGGAACCTTCGGTCCGAAGAAATCTCTTACCCGTGCCGAAGCGGTTGGAATTATAAGCAACTCGGTTGTGCATAAGCCGAATACCGGTGGTGGAGTAACCCCAATGCCAACACCTACAACAACCCCTGCTGCTACAGTAACTCCAGTGCCAACTACTAGCCCAACAGCTACTCCGGTTCCTGGCGGTAGTGGTGGTGGCGGAGGCGGTAGCGCGACCTCGCCTTCTGTCAGCAACGTAACCTACGGTCATGTAGGTTCGGTTACCGCAGATGTATATGTTAAGCCTTCTGTAACGGGAGCTGTGTATTATGTAGTTGCTCCTTACAGCATGAACGTAACAGCACCAACTGCAGCACAAGTGAAAGACGGAATGATTAATGCAACAACAGCAGGCGTTCATTCCGGCAAAATCGCTGCAACTGGCGACACTGCTGTTGCTTTCTCTGTGTATGGTCTAAGTGCAGGTACTGAGTATACTGTATATGTTGCTCTGGCTGACGCTTCAGGCAATTGGTCGGGCGTAACACCGCTTCGCTTGAAAACAGCAGCAAGCACTGCCACTTCGCTTACACAGGTTGGAGTGACTAGCATAGGAACGGTAACAGCAGAAGTCTATGCAGCTTACGGGCAGATGGCCGCACCAGTAACACCTCTGAAATATGTGGTGGTTAAGGCAACAGATGCTGATCCAACCGCATTTCAGATTTCCCAAGCACAGAACAGTGCAGGTGCTACAATACCAGCACCTTGGGCTGGAACTCTTTCAGGTGGCCCAGTTGTGAAGCAAAGTATCAACATAACTGGACTCACTGCCGATACAGCCTACAAAGTCTTCTTCATCACAGACTCTAATGGCACATTGTCGCCCGTAGAGCTTCTGCGGATTCACACGAAATAA
- a CDS encoding flagellar protein FlaG: protein MEIQSNSSSNQYNNSVRLSKPAPPVEKTSENSSVDQIRSGNQMKRLESQGITFSPGEEQVIKALDRALKALEGPEKSFEVSVHKETKAIMVKVLNKETGELIREIPAEKTLDMVANMMHIAGILVDERV, encoded by the coding sequence ATGGAGATACAGTCCAATAGTTCGTCTAATCAGTACAATAATTCTGTTCGTTTATCTAAACCAGCTCCACCAGTAGAAAAGACTTCAGAAAATTCATCCGTTGATCAGATTAGAAGTGGTAACCAGATGAAGAGACTCGAAAGTCAGGGGATTACCTTTTCTCCAGGAGAAGAACAAGTAATCAAAGCATTGGACCGGGCACTGAAGGCACTGGAAGGTCCTGAGAAAAGCTTTGAGGTAAGTGTTCATAAAGAAACCAAGGCGATTATGGTGAAGGTGCTTAATAAAGAAACGGGAGAGCTCATCCGAGAAATTCCTGCAGAAAAAACTTTGGATATGGTAGCCAATATGATGCATATTGCGGGAATCTTGGTGGACGAGAGAGTATAA